The following is a genomic window from Corynebacterium incognita.
GTGGTCATGCGGAGCAGCTGAGAAGTGTAGCCCCACTCGTTGTCGTACCAGCCGAGAACCTTCACCAGGTTGCCGCCGGTCACCTTGGTCACGCCGGCGTCGAAAATGCAGCCGTGGGAGTCGGTCACGATGTCGGTGGAGACGATCGGATCCTCGGTGTAAGCCAGGGTCTCGCCGAACTCGCCGGTCGCAGCTTCCTTGATGGCGGCGTTGATCTCCTCGGCGGTCACGTCGCGGGATGCCTGGAACACCAGGTCGGTGCAGGAACCGGTGATGGTCGGCACACGCAGCGCGTTGCCGTCTAGCTTGCCCTCAAGCTGCGGAAGAACCAGGGACACGGCCTTGGCTGCACCGGTAGAGGTCGGAACGATGTTCACTGCTGCGGCGCGGGCACGACGCATGTCGCGGTGCGGGGCGTCGTGCAGGCGCTGGTCGCCGGTGTAAGCGTGGACGGTGGTCATGAGGCCACGCTCAATGCCGAACTTCTCGTCCAGCACCTTGGCCATCGGGGCCAGGCAGTTGGTGGTGCAGGATGCGGCGGAGATGATGTTGTGGTTAGCCGGGTCGTAGTCGTCGGAGTTCACGCCGTACACGAAGGTGGCGTCCACGTCCTTGCCCGGAGCGGAGATGATGACCTTCTTGGCGCCGGCGTCGATGTGCGCCTGACAGTCAGCAGAGGATTTGAACTTGCCGGTGGACTCAATGACGATGTCCACGTTGTCCGCAGCCCAGTCGATCTTGGCCGGGTCAGCTTCGGCGTGGGCGGAGAAAGTCTTGTCGCCGACGGTGATGGACTTGTCGTCGAAGGTAACGTCCT
Proteins encoded in this region:
- the gap gene encoding type I glyceraldehyde-3-phosphate dehydrogenase, with the translated sequence MTTRIGINGFGRIGRNFYRAVMQSDADLEIVAVNDLTDNETLATLLKYDSILGKLDEDVTFDDKSITVGDKTFSAHAEADPAKIDWAADNVDIVIESTGKFKSSADCQAHIDAGAKKVIISAPGKDVDATFVYGVNSDDYDPANHNIISAASCTTNCLAPMAKVLDEKFGIERGLMTTVHAYTGDQRLHDAPHRDMRRARAAAVNIVPTSTGAAKAVSLVLPQLEGKLDGNALRVPTITGSCTDLVFQASRDVTAEEINAAIKEAATGEFGETLAYTEDPIVSTDIVTDSHGCIFDAGVTKVTGGNLVKVLGWYDNEWGYTSQLLRMTTKVANAL